In a genomic window of Chryseobacterium sp. G0162:
- a CDS encoding leucine-rich repeat domain-containing protein: protein MKPVIIILIHLYFSSITLKAQIISFPDENFKSALIAQGLDTNRDGNIQKSEVINIKKLHVNNAGISSVVGIKNFTNLEDFAFLDNKVNTVDLEGMRNLKYVYGINNKITQLKLKGCTNLEVIFMDQNELSALDLSGLVELKDIRINVNKLESIDLSKKPKLENVQLFRNQLRTFKAEGSFDIKELDISKNLITEIDLRPFSELKEADLNGNPLRKINVEGLSKLEKLYLEPAAFTSSFINQLNTCGLISLKEYKW, encoded by the coding sequence ATGAAACCAGTTATAATAATTCTCATTCATCTGTATTTCAGTAGTATTACTCTAAAAGCACAGATCATTAGTTTTCCGGATGAAAATTTTAAATCAGCTCTAATTGCTCAGGGTCTTGATACAAACAGAGATGGTAATATCCAGAAGTCAGAAGTAATCAATATTAAAAAACTGCATGTAAATAATGCCGGTATTTCTTCGGTAGTAGGGATTAAAAATTTTACAAACCTTGAGGACTTTGCCTTTCTTGACAACAAAGTAAATACTGTAGATCTTGAAGGGATGCGGAACCTCAAATATGTTTATGGAATCAATAATAAAATTACACAACTCAAATTAAAAGGCTGTACAAACCTTGAAGTGATTTTTATGGATCAAAATGAATTATCTGCTCTGGATCTTTCCGGGCTTGTAGAGTTAAAAGACATAAGAATCAATGTAAACAAGCTAGAATCAATAGATCTGAGCAAAAAGCCTAAATTGGAAAATGTGCAACTTTTCAGAAATCAACTAAGAACATTTAAAGCTGAGGGCTCTTTTGATATCAAGGAATTGGACATTTCAAAAAATTTGATAACAGAAATAGATCTGAGACCTTTTTCTGAACTTAAAGAAGCCGATCTTAATGGCAATCCTTTAAGAAAAATCAATGTGGAAGGTCTTAGCAAACTGGAAAAACTGTATTTGGAACCCGCAGCTTTTACATCATCTTTTATTAATCAATTGAATACCTGTGGACTTATTAGCCTGAAAGAATATAAATGGTAA
- a CDS encoding 2,3,4,5-tetrahydropyridine-2,6-dicarboxylate N-succinyltransferase, translating to MSLQQTIENIWDNRDLLQNEDSQKAIREVISLLDSGELRVAEPTENGWQVNEWVKKAVVMYFPIQKMETIEVGPFEFHDKIPLKKNYAEKGVRVVPHAIAREGSFVASGVIMMPSYVNIGAYVDSGTMVDTWATVGSCAQIGKNVHLSGGVGIGGVLEPLQAAPVIIEDDCFIGSRCIVVEGVHVEREAVLGANVVLTASTKIIDVTGSEPIEIKGRVPARSVVIPGSYTKQYPAGEYQVPCALIIGQRKESTDKKTSLNDALRENNVAV from the coding sequence ATGTCGTTACAACAAACTATTGAAAACATTTGGGATAATAGAGACCTATTACAAAATGAAGACAGCCAGAAAGCGATCAGAGAGGTTATTTCTTTATTAGATTCCGGAGAACTTCGTGTAGCAGAGCCTACGGAAAACGGATGGCAGGTAAATGAGTGGGTGAAGAAAGCAGTAGTAATGTATTTCCCGATCCAAAAGATGGAAACTATTGAAGTAGGTCCATTTGAATTCCATGACAAGATTCCTTTAAAGAAAAATTATGCGGAAAAAGGAGTAAGAGTGGTTCCTCATGCTATTGCTAGAGAAGGTTCTTTTGTAGCTTCAGGAGTAATTATGATGCCATCTTATGTAAACATTGGGGCTTATGTAGATTCAGGGACAATGGTAGACACTTGGGCAACAGTAGGAAGCTGTGCACAGATCGGTAAAAACGTTCACTTGAGTGGTGGAGTTGGAATCGGTGGTGTATTGGAACCATTACAGGCTGCTCCGGTAATCATTGAGGATGATTGTTTCATCGGTTCAAGATGTATCGTTGTAGAAGGAGTTCATGTAGAAAGAGAAGCGGTATTAGGGGCTAATGTTGTTTTAACAGCATCTACAAAAATTATTGATGTAACAGGAAGTGAGCCTATCGAAATTAAAGGAAGAGTTCCTGCCCGTTCTGTAGTAATTCCTGGAAGCTATACAAAACAATATCCAGCAGGAGAATATCAGGTTCCATGTGCATTGATCATCGGCCAGAGAAAAGAATCTACAGATAAAAAGACTTCTCTTAATGATGCATTGAGAGAGAATAATGTAGCTGTTTAA
- a CDS encoding DUF2255 family protein — protein MNKSKALEYIRIHNLIGIKAGSERPGFLEIWMVVVQNRIFARSWGFAEKSWYNTFLRCSEGQIRCGNTIYNIKATMPADQDQLTEEINQAYLTKYNAGQNGKYATGIIEDKHVEKTMEFIIYEIR, from the coding sequence ATGAATAAAAGCAAAGCATTAGAGTACATTAGAATACATAATCTTATCGGAATAAAAGCCGGATCAGAAAGACCTGGTTTTCTGGAAATCTGGATGGTCGTTGTACAAAACAGAATTTTTGCAAGATCATGGGGATTTGCTGAAAAAAGCTGGTACAACACCTTTCTTAGATGTTCCGAAGGACAAATCAGGTGTGGTAATACAATATATAATATCAAAGCTACAATGCCTGCAGACCAAGATCAACTTACTGAAGAGATCAATCAAGCTTATCTTACAAAATATAATGCTGGACAGAATGGCAAATATGCAACAGGAATCATTGAAGATAAACATGTTGAGAAAACAATGGAGTTTATTATTTATGAGATAAGGTAA
- a CDS encoding LytR/AlgR family response regulator transcription factor gives MENRTFAFIKTDKKLVKLFFKDINIIKGLGNYVEVHTVDQNRYIYYRTLKDLIENLPEEFMRVHNSYIVNLTNIESFEDNQLLCGNLKITVAKSYKDCLLDVINKMML, from the coding sequence ATGGAAAACCGGACATTTGCTTTTATTAAAACAGATAAAAAACTGGTAAAACTTTTCTTTAAAGATATCAATATCATAAAAGGTCTCGGAAATTATGTGGAAGTGCATACCGTAGATCAAAACAGATACATCTATTACAGAACACTTAAAGATCTGATTGAAAACCTGCCGGAAGAATTTATGCGGGTTCATAATTCCTATATCGTTAACTTGACCAATATTGAATCTTTTGAAGATAATCAATTGTTATGTGGAAATCTAAAAATTACCGTTGCCAAAAGTTATAAAGACTGTCTTCTTGATGTCATCAATAAAATGATGCTTTAA
- a CDS encoding C40 family peptidase yields MGSGLFEKKLNIKQLSVLLIASAFVVSCGSSKNVSSSKKSGSKTVAKSENLRKLDSKFDGKVSRSINDVLKDAEKYIGTPYRFGGNTSSGFDCSGFTVKVFEENDFNLPRRSTDQAAAGKNIDIRDVKPGDLLFFATAGGSRVSHVGIVHDIGPDGEVKFIHASTSKGVIISSLNEKYWNKAYLHAQRVL; encoded by the coding sequence ATGGGATCAGGATTATTTGAAAAAAAATTGAATATAAAGCAGCTTTCTGTATTGCTGATTGCCTCTGCTTTTGTAGTATCTTGCGGATCTTCAAAAAATGTTTCTTCCAGTAAGAAATCAGGGTCCAAAACAGTAGCAAAATCTGAAAATCTAAGGAAACTGGATTCTAAATTCGATGGAAAAGTTTCGAGATCCATCAATGATGTCTTAAAAGATGCTGAGAAATACATTGGAACTCCATACAGATTTGGAGGGAATACCTCTTCAGGCTTCGACTGTTCCGGATTTACGGTAAAGGTTTTCGAAGAAAATGATTTCAATCTTCCAAGAAGATCAACCGATCAAGCTGCAGCAGGGAAGAATATTGATATAAGGGATGTAAAGCCTGGTGATCTGTTATTTTTTGCTACCGCTGGAGGAAGTAGAGTTTCTCATGTAGGAATTGTTCATGATATCGGCCCGGACGGAGAAGTGAAATTCATTCACGCTTCCACTTCAAAAGGAGTTATTATTTCATCCCTGAACGAAAAGTACTGGAATAAAGCTTATCTTCATGCCCAAAGAGTTTTATAA
- a CDS encoding MFS transporter: MKKSIYVLALGAFGIITTEFGVVGILPTISRQFGVSIDTAGWLLSAFAITVAISSPFITSFTAKINRKFLLCLVMSIFVLSNLISAFSTNFTMLMVARILPAVLHPLFWNISIAIAFKEKGAKGVSTVMLGLSLATVLGIPMTTYAADLFHDWKASFFLSSAISFIAFTGLLFFIPSLPAEKEKSEQSQLAILKNPLLWINLISTIGTLAAMFSSYTYLTAYLEEITRMDGAQISIMLLLFGGMGTLGNWLMGIALSRNVKLTTRLFLLLLMSVQILAYFLGGAFIPMVIIVSFWGMIHTGGFLVSNIRTTQTIPHHALEFVNSLLTSSFNIGISLGAFLGGIVSSYYGVQHVLSVSVLLLTATFVLSFFSFPKNIATDDKNEDNELIAPVCEHI, translated from the coding sequence ATGAAAAAATCAATCTATGTCCTGGCGCTGGGTGCTTTCGGCATTATTACCACTGAATTCGGAGTTGTGGGTATTCTTCCTACAATCAGCAGACAATTCGGAGTATCCATAGATACAGCAGGATGGCTCCTGAGTGCTTTTGCCATTACTGTTGCTATTTCCTCTCCTTTTATCACCTCATTCACCGCCAAAATAAATCGTAAGTTTCTCTTATGCCTTGTGATGAGCATATTTGTGCTTTCAAATCTTATCTCTGCGTTTTCTACCAACTTTACCATGCTTATGGTTGCCCGTATATTACCTGCAGTACTGCATCCACTTTTCTGGAATATTTCCATTGCGATCGCATTCAAAGAAAAAGGAGCAAAAGGAGTATCTACCGTTATGCTTGGGCTGAGTCTTGCTACCGTTCTTGGTATTCCAATGACTACTTACGCCGCTGATCTTTTCCATGATTGGAAAGCTTCATTTTTCCTGAGCAGCGCTATCAGTTTCATTGCGTTTACCGGATTACTGTTTTTTATTCCTTCCCTGCCTGCAGAAAAGGAAAAATCTGAACAGAGTCAGTTAGCCATACTGAAAAATCCTCTTTTATGGATTAACCTAATTTCCACTATTGGTACATTGGCTGCTATGTTCTCCAGCTACACCTATCTTACTGCTTATCTTGAAGAAATTACCCGAATGGATGGAGCTCAGATTAGTATTATGCTACTCCTTTTCGGAGGGATGGGAACTCTTGGCAATTGGCTTATGGGGATCGCTTTAAGCCGGAATGTAAAACTCACAACAAGATTGTTTTTACTTCTCCTGATGTCAGTTCAAATCCTGGCTTATTTCCTTGGCGGAGCTTTTATTCCTATGGTCATCATTGTTTCTTTTTGGGGGATGATTCATACAGGTGGTTTTTTGGTTTCAAATATCAGAACTACACAAACTATTCCTCATCATGCCCTGGAGTTTGTTAACAGCCTGCTTACATCCTCTTTTAATATTGGAATTTCATTAGGCGCATTTCTTGGAGGAATAGTCAGTTCCTATTATGGAGTTCAACATGTTCTTTCTGTGAGCGTCTTACTTCTTACAGCTACGTTTGTTCTAAGTTTCTTTTCTTTCCCAAAAAACATAGCAACAGATGATAAAAATGAAGACAATGAACTCATAGCACCTGTTTGTGAACATATTTAA
- a CDS encoding glycosyltransferase family 87 protein: MKEKFLKILLNPKYIFGVYIIVAIATALSKFSRGPQAINNYLIFKGVFFNTLDEKNLYLRYPELYSDMNHYGVFFSLLIAPFAVMPDWMGIALWNVANTAIFLYAIHKLPFSDAKKALFALLCLQEFITAAVSLQFNIALVGLLMLSATFIYERKEVQSATAIVVGIFVKLYGIVGLSQFFFIKNKVKFILSGIVVAVLCLCIPMIYSSPQFVIQSYSDWATSLISKNNDNQILGNMQDISLMGFVRRILGDASISNLTFLAFGVPLFALPYIRIKQYKNYAFQLMILASTLLFLVLFSSGSESPTYIIAVAGVMIWFTLQKEKTPLIIGLLVFVIILTCFSPSDLFPKFIKQNYIIKYSLKAVPCIVVWLRVIYELMTKDFEKDYTLN, from the coding sequence TTGAAAGAAAAATTTCTTAAAATACTATTAAACCCTAAATATATATTTGGGGTTTATATTATTGTAGCCATCGCTACTGCACTTTCTAAGTTTTCCAGAGGACCTCAGGCAATTAACAATTATCTGATTTTCAAAGGTGTGTTCTTTAATACGCTGGATGAGAAAAATCTCTATTTACGATATCCTGAGCTCTATTCAGACATGAACCACTATGGAGTCTTCTTCAGTTTGCTGATTGCTCCTTTTGCGGTAATGCCGGATTGGATGGGAATTGCCCTTTGGAATGTTGCCAATACTGCTATTTTCCTGTATGCAATTCATAAACTTCCGTTTTCGGATGCTAAAAAGGCACTTTTTGCTTTATTGTGTCTGCAGGAATTTATTACTGCTGCAGTAAGTTTACAATTCAATATAGCTTTGGTAGGACTTTTAATGCTGTCAGCAACATTCATTTACGAAAGAAAAGAAGTACAGTCAGCGACCGCCATTGTAGTAGGAATTTTTGTGAAACTTTACGGAATCGTAGGATTATCTCAGTTTTTCTTTATCAAAAACAAGGTCAAATTTATTCTTTCAGGAATTGTCGTGGCAGTGCTGTGTTTGTGCATTCCAATGATTTACTCCAGTCCGCAATTCGTTATTCAGAGTTATTCAGACTGGGCAACCTCACTGATCTCAAAAAACAATGATAATCAGATATTGGGAAATATGCAGGATATATCATTAATGGGATTTGTAAGAAGAATTTTGGGTGATGCATCCATTTCCAATCTTACTTTTTTGGCTTTTGGGGTTCCCTTGTTTGCATTGCCATATATCAGAATCAAGCAATATAAGAATTATGCATTTCAATTGATGATCCTGGCCTCTACATTACTGTTTTTGGTATTGTTCAGTTCAGGCTCAGAATCACCAACATATATTATTGCAGTAGCAGGAGTAATGATCTGGTTTACCCTTCAGAAAGAAAAAACGCCTTTGATTATCGGGTTGCTGGTATTTGTTATTATTCTAACCTGCTTTTCACCTTCGGATTTATTCCCGAAATTTATCAAACAAAATTATATCATTAAATATTCTTTGAAAGCCGTACCTTGTATTGTAGTTTGGTTAAGGGTCATTTACGAATTGATGACCAAAGATTTTGAAAAGGATTACACTTTAAATTAA
- a CDS encoding polysaccharide deacetylase family protein, whose protein sequence is MVLLSFDIEEFDMPLEYKGEISFDKQISISQHGLENILNILKKHGAKATFFSTVVFAENSKHLIERLLNEGHELASHTWFHSEFEDKHLKESRERLEELFSTKVTGLRMPRMMPVDEKEVEKAGYLYNSSINPTFLPGRYNNLKVSRTYFNEGNVMQVPASVSPNFRIPLFWLSFHNFPLAFYKKLAADVLKKDKYLNIYFHPWEFSSIKDEAFKLPGFTVKNSGKDMVARFDAFVEWLKEKGHTFGTFQEFQKQVHA, encoded by the coding sequence ATGGTTTTATTAAGTTTTGATATCGAGGAGTTTGACATGCCTTTAGAATATAAAGGAGAGATCTCTTTTGATAAACAAATCTCTATATCTCAGCACGGACTTGAAAATATTCTAAATATTCTTAAAAAACACGGAGCAAAAGCAACCTTTTTTTCTACCGTAGTCTTTGCAGAAAACAGCAAACATCTTATTGAAAGATTATTAAACGAAGGACATGAATTGGCTTCTCATACTTGGTTTCATTCAGAATTTGAAGACAAACACCTGAAAGAATCCAGAGAAAGACTGGAAGAGTTATTCTCCACAAAAGTGACCGGATTAAGAATGCCGAGAATGATGCCGGTAGATGAAAAAGAAGTGGAAAAAGCAGGATATTTATACAATTCATCCATTAATCCTACATTTTTACCGGGAAGATATAACAACCTTAAAGTTTCAAGAACTTACTTTAATGAAGGAAATGTCATGCAGGTTCCGGCTTCTGTTTCACCGAATTTCAGAATTCCCTTATTCTGGTTAAGTTTTCACAATTTCCCTTTAGCTTTCTATAAAAAGCTGGCAGCTGATGTGTTGAAAAAAGATAAGTATCTGAATATTTATTTTCATCCCTGGGAATTCTCATCCATTAAGGATGAAGCATTCAAATTGCCTGGTTTTACGGTGAAAAATTCCGGGAAAGATATGGTGGCAAGGTTTGATGCCTTTGTAGAATGGCTTAAAGAAAAAGGTCATACCTTTGGTACCTTTCAAGAATTTCAAAAACAGGTACACGCATGA
- a CDS encoding glycosyltransferase family 2 protein yields the protein MKKISIVIPAHNEEGNVALVHEKIKEVFSELKNYTFEIIFVNDGSRDNTQKKLEELSQKYEEVKFIEFSRNFGHQPAVKAGMDFADGNAVISMDGDLQHPPELIPEMIKKWEEGYDIVFTVRTYPKQISYFKRKTSDVFYKLLSSLSDVNLTKGGGSDFRLMDANAVEAMRSFKEDDLFLRGLTSWMGYKQIGIDFTAGERLAGESSYNLKKMLKFAFTGITAFSVKPLYLAAYLGFLFSLLSVIGYVAYVIHSFVVHTEISGWASLIMTIVFFGGLQLIILGIIGIYLGKIFKQVKERPNYIIKNKNF from the coding sequence ATGAAGAAAATTTCTATTGTTATTCCTGCCCACAACGAAGAAGGGAATGTTGCTTTAGTTCATGAAAAAATAAAAGAAGTTTTTTCGGAACTGAAGAATTATACCTTTGAAATCATTTTTGTGAATGACGGAAGCAGAGATAACACACAGAAGAAGCTGGAGGAACTGTCTCAAAAGTATGAAGAAGTCAAATTTATTGAGTTTTCCCGAAACTTTGGACATCAGCCGGCGGTAAAAGCCGGAATGGATTTTGCTGATGGAAATGCTGTGATTTCAATGGATGGCGATCTTCAGCATCCCCCGGAGCTTATCCCAGAAATGATTAAAAAATGGGAAGAAGGATATGATATTGTTTTTACAGTAAGAACTTATCCTAAACAGATTTCTTATTTCAAAAGGAAAACCTCGGATGTCTTCTATAAGCTTTTATCCAGTCTTTCAGATGTGAATCTTACCAAAGGAGGAGGATCTGATTTCAGATTGATGGATGCCAATGCCGTAGAAGCAATGAGAAGCTTCAAAGAAGATGATCTGTTTTTAAGAGGACTAACCAGCTGGATGGGCTACAAACAAATCGGAATAGACTTTACAGCGGGAGAAAGATTAGCAGGAGAGAGCAGCTATAACCTGAAAAAAATGCTCAAATTTGCCTTTACAGGAATTACTGCCTTTAGTGTTAAACCTCTTTATTTAGCGGCTTATCTGGGGTTCTTATTTTCACTGCTTTCAGTGATTGGATATGTTGCTTATGTTATCCATTCATTTGTGGTGCATACTGAAATCTCAGGTTGGGCATCGTTAATTATGACCATTGTATTCTTTGGAGGGCTGCAACTGATTATCCTGGGAATCATTGGCATTTATTTAGGTAAGATCTTTAAACAGGTTAAAGAAAGACCTAATTATATTATAAAAAACAAAAATTTTTAA
- a CDS encoding glycosyltransferase family 4 protein → MKIAFDAKRFFHNTSGLGNYSRDLVRILSQYEPDNEYLLLNKNKSERGKDILERSNVKFIETSKGKFSRQLKMGKDAQKVGADIFHGLSGELPLKWDQKPIKKIVTIHDLIFVRYPQYYSFFDRKIHFWKFKKAADMADKIIAISEQTKRDIIEFLKVPESKIEVIYQGCHKAFKEQQSAEQIQMAKDKFKLPERFILNVGTIEDRKNLLNVVKAIKDTGIPLVVVGKKTKYYQKIESFLKKNKMETQVQFLEGVSMDELAVIYKLADIFVYPSFFEGFGIPIIEALFSKTVVVTSNTSCLPEAGGKDSVYIDPNNEFDIKAKIKFLWENESERKRREEKGFEFVQQFNDEPIAKNLMELYQKII, encoded by the coding sequence ATGAAAATTGCTTTTGACGCAAAACGTTTTTTCCATAACACCTCAGGGCTAGGTAATTATTCAAGAGATCTGGTAAGAATACTTTCTCAATATGAACCGGACAATGAATATCTGCTGCTCAACAAGAACAAGTCTGAGCGTGGAAAAGACATTCTTGAACGCTCCAATGTTAAGTTTATAGAAACCTCAAAAGGAAAGTTTTCACGCCAGTTGAAAATGGGAAAAGATGCCCAAAAGGTAGGGGCGGATATTTTCCATGGCTTATCTGGTGAATTGCCTTTGAAATGGGATCAGAAACCGATTAAAAAGATCGTTACCATTCATGATCTGATCTTTGTACGATATCCTCAATATTATTCTTTTTTTGATCGTAAAATCCACTTTTGGAAGTTTAAAAAAGCGGCTGATATGGCAGATAAGATCATTGCGATTTCAGAACAGACGAAAAGAGACATTATCGAGTTCTTAAAAGTTCCTGAAAGTAAAATTGAAGTTATTTATCAGGGCTGTCATAAAGCATTTAAAGAACAACAGTCTGCGGAACAGATTCAGATGGCTAAAGACAAATTCAAACTTCCTGAAAGATTCATTCTGAATGTAGGAACCATTGAAGATCGTAAGAACCTTCTGAATGTAGTAAAAGCGATCAAAGACACCGGAATTCCGTTGGTGGTAGTAGGGAAAAAAACCAAATATTATCAAAAAATAGAAAGCTTCCTGAAAAAAAATAAAATGGAAACACAGGTGCAGTTTCTTGAGGGAGTTTCTATGGATGAACTGGCTGTGATTTATAAGCTGGCAGATATTTTTGTCTATCCAAGTTTCTTTGAAGGCTTTGGAATTCCTATCATAGAAGCACTTTTCTCCAAAACAGTAGTGGTAACCAGCAATACAAGTTGTCTGCCGGAAGCAGGAGGAAAAGATTCGGTATATATTGATCCTAACAATGAGTTTGATATCAAAGCCAAGATCAAATTTTTGTGGGAAAATGAATCCGAAAGAAAACGCCGTGAGGAAAAGGGTTTCGAGTTTGTTCAACAGTTCAATGATGAACCCATTGCCAAGAATCTGATGGAACTTTATCAAAAAATTATCTAA
- a CDS encoding AraC family transcriptional regulator: MKRENIDQLVKVEYHETENCPLKGNQFSFFQIIYVIAGKGSFIINNNIASYSKGSLILLTPEDKHHLEVEEKTELLLVKFSERYVKDYKWNSINSIGCLLYGASYLSGCILQNKSDVVLVESIVDSLLHGIRHPDIYQEELTLHYVNALIVIAARNISKMRVEHIATNTDKRIVDIINYIQGNIHDPALLKVSVIAREFGLSETYLGSYFKNQCGETITHYILNYKLRLIEHRLLFSDMRINEIVTEFGFSDESHLNKFFKKKHQMSLTEFKKRKSSIKSVV, from the coding sequence ATGAAAAGAGAGAATATAGATCAATTGGTAAAGGTTGAATATCATGAAACTGAAAATTGCCCCTTAAAAGGCAATCAATTCTCCTTTTTTCAAATCATATATGTTATTGCTGGAAAAGGTTCCTTCATAATAAATAACAATATCGCTTCTTATAGTAAAGGGAGTCTGATATTACTGACCCCGGAGGATAAACATCATTTGGAAGTCGAAGAAAAAACAGAGCTTTTGCTCGTGAAATTCAGTGAACGTTATGTAAAGGATTACAAGTGGAATAGTATTAATTCAATAGGGTGCTTATTGTATGGAGCTTCCTATCTTTCCGGCTGTATCTTACAAAATAAATCTGATGTGGTGTTAGTAGAGTCTATTGTAGATTCACTTCTTCATGGGATTCGTCACCCGGATATTTACCAAGAAGAGCTTACACTGCATTATGTGAATGCACTTATTGTCATTGCAGCAAGGAATATTTCAAAAATGCGGGTTGAGCATATAGCAACCAATACAGATAAAAGAATAGTGGATATTATTAATTATATCCAAGGGAATATCCACGATCCGGCACTCTTAAAAGTCTCTGTGATTGCCAGGGAATTTGGGCTTTCTGAAACCTATCTTGGCAGCTATTTTAAAAATCAATGTGGAGAAACCATTACCCATTATATTCTAAATTATAAATTGAGACTGATTGAACACAGACTTCTTTTCAGTGATATGAGAATCAATGAAATTGTCACTGAATTTGGCTTTTCAGATGAAAGCCATTTGAATAAGTTCTTTAAAAAGAAACATCAAATGAGTCTGACAGAGTTTAAAAAAAGAAAATCAAGTATTAAATCCGTAGTTTAG
- a CDS encoding methyltransferase family protein, with protein MTDFIIFFIPIYFILFFLVSFLGISIAVAKKIGKNPNVLPKNDSAYALVGWYFKLILIVLWIYTIIPLLFPSTGENFKIQILDSDLFQYFGIGLMLIAFIWVVIAQLQMKDSWRIGIDEHMKTELVTTGLFQLSRNPVFFGMTVSLVGFFFTFPTIITFFLAVIGSILMQIQIRLEEEHLLRQHGSVYLTYKKRVGRMLSLY; from the coding sequence ATGACAGATTTTATCATATTCTTTATTCCTATTTACTTTATTCTGTTTTTTTTAGTCTCATTTCTCGGAATCAGCATTGCTGTAGCTAAGAAAATTGGCAAAAACCCGAATGTTTTACCCAAAAACGATTCTGCTTATGCATTGGTTGGCTGGTATTTCAAATTGATTCTTATTGTTTTATGGATTTATACGATCATTCCTTTATTATTTCCAAGTACAGGAGAGAATTTTAAAATACAAATATTAGATTCTGATCTGTTTCAATATTTTGGAATAGGATTGATGCTTATAGCCTTTATCTGGGTGGTCATCGCTCAGCTACAAATGAAAGATTCGTGGCGCATAGGCATAGATGAGCACATGAAAACAGAGCTTGTTACAACCGGATTATTTCAATTATCAAGAAACCCTGTATTTTTTGGAATGACGGTGAGTCTTGTTGGGTTTTTCTTTACTTTTCCCACTATAATTACTTTCTTTTTAGCTGTCATAGGAAGTATTTTAATGCAGATTCAGATTCGTCTTGAAGAAGAACATTTGCTGAGACAGCACGGTTCCGTTTATCTTACTTATAAAAAGAGGGTTGGGCGTATGCTAAGCCTCTATTAA